From Candidatus Lernaella stagnicola:
TGGATATCGACGACGAGCGCCTCGAGGTCGTCGGCGGTTTCGCGCAACGCATGGTCGCGCACGCCGGCAATCCGTTTCGCGTCACGCTGACCAAAAACCGCACCGCGGCCCTCGAGGGCGCGAGCTTCGTCAGCACGCAATTCCGGGTCGGCAAACAGGCGGCGCGGCACCAGGACATCCTGCTTGGCCTGCGGCATAACCTGATCGGCCAGGAGACCACCGGCATCGGCGGCATGGCCAAGGCGCTGCGAACCTTGCCGATCATTTTTGACATTTGCGAAGAAATGGACCGCGTTTGTCCCGACGCGTGGCTGATCAACTTTACCAACCCCTCGGGATTGGTTACCGAGGCGATCGTCAATTATGCCGGGCGCGAGAAATGCATCGGGCTGTGTAACGTGCCCATCGAGATGAAAATGACGGTCGCCAAGCACTTGGGCGTACCCGAAAGCGAAGTCGATATGGATGTGGTCGGCCTCAATCACCTGGGGTGGGTGCGCAAGATCACCGTTCGCGGCGAGGATATCACCGCTTCGCTGCTTGACTTCTTGTCGAGCGAAGAAGGGCCGAAAAACATCCCCGACATGGATTTTGAGCCCGAATTGATTCGCGCACTCGGCGCCGTGCCGCTCTACTACGACCGCTTCTACTACAATACCGAACGCGTGCTCGAACATCTGAAGAGCAAGCCGAAAACCCGGGCGCAGGAAGTGGAAGAAATCGAGGAAAAGCTTCTGGCGAAGTACCGCGACCCCAACCAGGTAACCAAGCCCGAGGAACTCAACGAACGCGGCGGCGCGTACTACTCGAAAATCGCCATCGAGGTGATGGACGCGATCGTCAACGATCTGGGCCTGCAACACGCGGTGAACGTGCGTAACCAGGGCGCGATCCCCGGCATCCCGGATCAGTACGTGGTCGAAACCATATGCACGATCACCAAAGACGGCGCCGAACCGCGGCGCACTTGGGAAGTGGATGAGTCGATGCTCGCGCTGATCATGCGCGCGAAATACTATGAAGTGCTGACGATCGAAGCGGCGCGAGACAAGAGTTACCACACCGCGCTCAAGGCGATCTTCACCAACCCGGTCGGGCCCAGCGCCGACCGCGCCAAGGCCGTCCTCGACGATCTGCTGGCGACCAACAAGCTCGAGTACCGGTAATCATTTGGATCGAGGGAAGCTGACGAAGCTCCGTTAGCGCTGGCAGGTCGGGCAGAAAAACGTGCTGCGGCCCGCTTGCGCGATTCGCTTGATTTCGCCCACGCAGCCCCGACGCCGACATCGTTCGCCTTCGCGCCCGTACACGTTCAACCTGTGCCGGTACTCGCCGCAACGACCTTCGCAGTCCATGAAATCAGAGATCGTCGTGCCGCCGCATGCGATGGCATCGGTGAAGATGCGGCGCGTGACGCGATGCAGAGCTTTGATCTCCGACACGCTTAGCGAAGCCGCCGGCCGTCGTGGATCAAGGCGCGCGGCGAAACATACCTCGGCGGCATAGATGTTGCCGAATCCCACGATACGATCCTGGCGCAACAGCCACACTTTGATGGGCGACCGAGAGTTGCCGATCAGTTCCTGGACCCGCTGCCACGTGAACTCATCGGAGAGAATTTCGACGCCGGGCGGGGCAAAATCGGCCTGCGTGTGCGCGAGACGAATTCGGCCGAAACGCCGCGAATCGTAGAATCGCAGTTCACCCGCATCGAGGTAAAAGCTGGCGCGCAAGTGTTTTTCGGGAAGCGCAACGGCGCCATCGGTGTACAACAATTTGCCGGTCATCCGCAGGTGCACGCAAAGCCACAGCGGGCGCCGCGGGGTCGAGAGATCCAGCACGATCTCTTTTCCCGAGCGAAATGCCGCGTGAATCGTGCGACCGCGCAGCGGTTGCGGGTCTAGGGCGTCGAGCTTCTCGTCGTATACATCGACACGACGAATTCGCCGACCGACCAGTCGCGAGCGCAGCGACCGCACGAGGGTTTCGACTTCGGGCATTTCCGGCATGGTGCCCTCCTTTTGACAAAGATAAGGCCGCCTTTCGCGGGCGGCCTCGTGTTTTTTTCGTTGGTTGGCTAGATTTTTTTCAGTGCGTCGCGCAGGTCCTCGATCAGGTCGTCCACGTCTTCCAAGCCAACCGAGAGGCGAATCAACCCGGGATCGATGCCACCGGCGCGCAATTCATCGTCGGAATACGTGCTGTGGGTTGTGGTCGCCGGATTGGAAATCAGCGAATCCACGTCGCCCAGGCTGACGGCGCGTGTCCAAAGCGTTACAGAATTCGAAAGTGTTCCGGCCGCGCGACGGCCTCCTTTGACCGTAAAGGCGAGCATGCCGCCGGGCGCCCGCTGCTGTCGCTTGGCCAATTCATAGTAGGGATTGCTGCGCAGGCCGGGGTAAAAGACCTCTTCGACTTTCGGATGGAAAGCCAGAAACTGGGCGACCTCCATGGCGTTGGCATTATGCCGCTCCATGCGCACGGGAAGGGTGCGAATGCCGCGCAATACGAGCCACGCGTTGAAGGGGCTGAAACAGCCGCCCACATCATTGGAAATCTCTCGCTTGAGATCCGCCAGCCGTTCCGCGCGCCCCACGACGAGGCCGCCGACGGTATCACCGTGTCCGGTGAGGTACTTGGTGAGACTATGCACGACGAAGTCAGCACCGTGATGAATCGGTAACTGGAAATACGGCGTTAGAAATGTGTTGTCGACGACCAAAGGCACGCCGTGCTGGTGGGCGATCTCAGCACACGCGGCGATGTCGACAACGGCGAGAGTTGGATTCGACGGTGTTTCGATGAAAAGCATTTTCGTGTTTTTGTCGATTGCGGCGCGGATCTCATCGAGGTTCGTCGCATCCACGGCTACAGGTTTCATTTTGAAATGAACATCGCAGGCATAGCCGAAGAACCTGTGCGTGCCGCCATAAAGGGTTTTGGCGTATAGGAATTTCTCGCCCGGCTTGACCAAGTAGAAAGTCAGGTGACTGATCGCCGCCATTCCTGAAGCGAATGAGACACCAGCTTCGGCGTCTTCGAGGTATGCGACCTCGCTTTCGAGGGCGGCGGTCGTGGGGTTGCCGATGCGGGTGTAGGTGTAGTCCGGCGACTCCCCGTTGAAAATAGCCGCGCCGTGTTCGACCGAATCGAAGGCGAAAGTGGAGGTCATGAAGATCGGCGTCGAAACGGTGCGGTAGGGGTTATGGTCGTTCGGATCGTGCTTGTCGGTGTGCTTGCGGCCGTGTATTGCCTTGGTGGCGAAGCCGATTTTGCGTTGCTCGCTCATTTCTTCTTCCCTTTCTTCTTCGGTGCACAAGCGGCGGCCAACGGCTCGGCCGAAGCCGTGTCTTCCCAGGGAACACCGGGGCGACCGATATGGCCAAAGCAACAAATGGGGGCGTAGCGAACCCTTCGCAAATCGAGGTGCTCGACGATGCCGGGAGTAGAAAGATCAAACACCTTGCGAATCGTGTCGGCGAGGTCGCGATCGGTGCCGCAAACGCCGGTCGCGAAGGTATTGACCTGGAGGCTGACCGGACGTTCGCGCCCAAATAAATAGGCCAGCCGTACTTCGCAGCGAGCGGCAAGGCCGGCGGCCACGACGCACTTGGCCACATGCCGCGCCATGTAGGTGGCGGCGCGGTCTGTTTTCGTCGGATCTTTGCCCGAAAGCGACTTGCCGCCGGTGGGTACGGCCGTGCCGTAGAGGTCCATCACCGTCGTGCGGCCACTCATGCCCACGTTGGCAGTCGGTCCGCCACTGGTAAATGGGCCCGTGTGATTGACGTGCAATACGGCCTTTTTCGTATCGATGCCGCCCAATTTGCGGATCACCGGGCGAAGCACCTTCTGTTTGACTGCAGTCGAAATGGCCTTGTGATCGACAGACTTGCTGTGCCACGTGCTGACCGTGGCGTTGAGCAAACGCACCGGCAGATTGTCTTCGTACATGAACGTAACTTGCACTTGGCCGTCGCTAAACAGGCCCGGGATTTTCTTCTCGACCAGCACTTCATTGAGCTTGCGGGCGAGTTGGTGCGCGGTCCAAATCGGCACCGGCGACAAATTCGTGTCGAAGCCCAAACGGGCCGCCTCGTTGGTGGCGTAACCGATGGCAATGCCTTGATCGCTTGCGCCGCGTTTATCCACGGCCAGGCCGACTTCTTCGGATTGCTCTTGCAGAAGGTTCAGAACGGCGATGGAGCGGGCATTGAACGCGATTTCCGGATTATCGTATCCGGCATCGGTCAACACTTGGCGTACGGTGCCCGTGATGTCGATGTATGTGTTGGTCGTCAGTTCGCCGGAGACCAACACAAGACCGGGCGCAGCCACGGCTTGTAGATCCGCCCGCGCGAAGCGGTCTTTGCGTAATACTCCATCAAGAATTGTATCTACGATTAGATCGCAAAGCTTGTTGGGTTGGCCACAGGTCACCGATTCGGCGCTGAACACCAATCGTTTCGATGGCATCGCTGTCCTCCTAGGTTTTGTAAAAAGCGAGGCAGGGGTATGCTAGGTGGAGCGTTTTTTGGTGTCAACACGTCCAGCGGCGAAATACTCCGCCAATGGGGACAAACTTGAGCAATTCTTTGCCTGTGATGATCGGCGTGGTGCACCGCGATCCCGTCGGCGAAGAACGTTTGTTGACCGTGCTGCGCCGCTACCGGCCGGCGATCGTCACCCTGGAGGTCAGCCCCTACGCGATGGCGTTTCGGGAAGAAAACGGCCCGCGCTTGGTCGCACAGTTGGAAAGCTTCGTACCGGCCGAGCGGCGTGACCACGGCGAAATCGCCGCCATACGCGAAACGTTGCGTCAACCCTTTGAACTTCGCGCCGCGCAACAATATGCGGCGGAAAACGGTTGCCGTGTTGAACTCGTTGACGACAGTGAGATCTCCCGGCTGTTGCTGCAGGATGTCGAAGATGAGTTGCTGACCGAGGCGAACATTGCGCGCCTGCTCAAGCGGCCGGATTACTCGTTGTCTCGCACCGTGGCGTCCTTTTACCGTCGGGCGCGCCGCCTTCTCGCCGATGAACCGGTGCCGCCGACCCAACTGGGATTCTCCGTCGAGCGCCTCGCGCTCATGCAGGTGCGGGACGAGCGTATGGCGGCCCGCCTTCACGAAATCGTTGACGACGCCCTGCACGATCGTTGGGTGCACGTGGGCGGCGTCTTCCACTTGCTGCGCGTCAAAGGCTTGCGCCTGCTGTGGGAACACCTTGCCGCTCGCGGCGTCGATCGGGCACTGCTGGAAGATTTAGTCGGCTCTGCCGAGTGACGCGGCAGTCTATTCTATGACGGTCAGTTTCAAATTCGGCGCATATTGTTGAATCAAGGGAATGTTCTCGGCGATCAATTTGCCGACCGGGTTCGGCGACATGATGCCCCCGTCCATTTTGAGGTCGGTGCGTACGTTCTCATGGTTCGTCAACCACAAGTGATACGTCGTGCGTTTTTTCTCCAGGATGAGTTCGGGCATCTGGTCGTACTCGATGAACACCGGTGGCCGCAATCCCCGCCACAAACTGCGCGAACATACGACAATACCTTTCTCGGTGAAAAAGACGTAGTTCCATATCCAATTGAACCAAAGCGGAATGAGGATCATGATGAATTCAAAATCGCGCTTGATCATGCCTCCGAACAGGTAATGCCCGACGACCGTTTCCGGTATTTTCGTTTTAATTTTTTCCATACGGGCCGGAGTCGTCTTGACGAAGTGGTGCACCAAACTCATCGCTTATGCCTTTCCCAATAGGTAGTGGATGCGCCGCGAACCGTCATCGGCGATTTGTCACGGCGGGTCCAACTTGGTTAGAAACGATGCCCAATCTGAAGATGAAAATCTTTTCAGATAATAGTGGAGGCGAATCCAAAATGCAAAGAGAAAGCGCGTTACAGGCTGTCCGGGCGCGGATGCACCGCCAAGCCGATACCCTGGTTGCTTTCGACCAGGTCGGTCTGGCCGAAGACCATGCGGTAGGAGTTACCCTTTTTGATGACGCTCGGCGCGAACTCGCCGTAGGTGATGTATTGCGACGCGCCGAAGAGGGTCAGCGGGAAGCGCTCGTTGACGATCGGATTGGCGAAGTCCGTCGCCTTTTCCCATTCCAGGCCGTCGAAACTCGCCGCCGTCCCGATGCCGACGTCGTGCAAGATGAAGTCGCCCACGAGATTACCGGTGTAGTAGAGGCGGTAGACGTCGCGATCCACCGGGCGGTCTACCCGAACCTCAGGGCTGGCCACCAGTCCCAATTCATCGGCATAAAATTCCCACTCCTGGGTGGCGCGGAATATCGGCTCCACGCTCGCGCCGTCGTGAATTGAATCACGACCGGACACGTCGCGCTTGACGAAATCCAAACCGTCGTCGCTCTCGGCGTAACCGATGGCGTATCCGATTCGTCTGGCCAAATCGGGACCGTCCACCACGCCGCCGCTGTAATACATGCGGTACCGGCCATCGTGATGGAGCACCGAGGGCGCGCCGACCACGCCTTCCTCGCCGCCTTCCCACACCTGGTTCGGCACGAGGAGCGGATTGCTGTCGCTTTTGGTCCACACCATGCCGTTGTCGCTGGTGGCGCGGCCGATACCCGTGCTCGCGCCGCCCGCGTAATACATCACGAAGCGGCTGTCTTCCCACGAAACGCTTGGCGCACCCACGCCGCCGGTTTCCCAGGCTTCCTCAGCCTTGAGCACGGGCAGGTGGTTGTTGAGCAAATGCCAATCCACGCCGTCGTCGCTTGCCGCGGCCATGATGTAGCTGTCGTGGATAATATCCGTGTCCAGGTCGATTTCATCGACCTCGTAAAACAGAAAATACTTGCCGTCGGCCCGCAGGTAGCACGGCTCGTTCAGATAATGAGTGGCGTCGCCGTAAAGGACGTAGGACTGCACGAGATCCTTGTCCAAATCCAAGTCGATTTTGTACCACGGTGCCGAGCCGTTGGCGGGGGTGCCGGATGTG
This genomic window contains:
- a CDS encoding aminotransferase class I/II-fold pyridoxal phosphate-dependent enzyme, whose translation is MSEQRKIGFATKAIHGRKHTDKHDPNDHNPYRTVSTPIFMTSTFAFDSVEHGAAIFNGESPDYTYTRIGNPTTAALESEVAYLEDAEAGVSFASGMAAISHLTFYLVKPGEKFLYAKTLYGGTHRFFGYACDVHFKMKPVAVDATNLDEIRAAIDKNTKMLFIETPSNPTLAVVDIAACAEIAHQHGVPLVVDNTFLTPYFQLPIHHGADFVVHSLTKYLTGHGDTVGGLVVGRAERLADLKREISNDVGGCFSPFNAWLVLRGIRTLPVRMERHNANAMEVAQFLAFHPKVEEVFYPGLRSNPYYELAKRQQRAPGGMLAFTVKGGRRAAGTLSNSVTLWTRAVSLGDVDSLISNPATTTHSTYSDDELRAGGIDPGLIRLSVGLEDVDDLIEDLRDALKKI
- a CDS encoding 6-phospho-beta-glucosidase, with protein sequence MKIAVIGGGSTYTPELIEGFIEKSAALGLSELALMDIDDERLEVVGGFAQRMVAHAGNPFRVTLTKNRTAALEGASFVSTQFRVGKQAARHQDILLGLRHNLIGQETTGIGGMAKALRTLPIIFDICEEMDRVCPDAWLINFTNPSGLVTEAIVNYAGREKCIGLCNVPIEMKMTVAKHLGVPESEVDMDVVGLNHLGWVRKITVRGEDITASLLDFLSSEEGPKNIPDMDFEPELIRALGAVPLYYDRFYYNTERVLEHLKSKPKTRAQEVEEIEEKLLAKYRDPNQVTKPEELNERGGAYYSKIAIEVMDAIVNDLGLQHAVNVRNQGAIPGIPDQYVVETICTITKDGAEPRRTWEVDESMLALIMRAKYYEVLTIEAARDKSYHTALKAIFTNPVGPSADRAKAVLDDLLATNKLEYR
- the mutM gene encoding bifunctional DNA-formamidopyrimidine glycosylase/DNA-(apurinic or apyrimidinic site) lyase, yielding MPEMPEVETLVRSLRSRLVGRRIRRVDVYDEKLDALDPQPLRGRTIHAAFRSGKEIVLDLSTPRRPLWLCVHLRMTGKLLYTDGAVALPEKHLRASFYLDAGELRFYDSRRFGRIRLAHTQADFAPPGVEILSDEFTWQRVQELIGNSRSPIKVWLLRQDRIVGFGNIYAAEVCFAARLDPRRPAASLSVSEIKALHRVTRRIFTDAIACGGTTISDFMDCEGRCGEYRHRLNVYGREGERCRRRGCVGEIKRIAQAGRSTFFCPTCQR
- the metK gene encoding methionine adenosyltransferase, producing the protein MPSKRLVFSAESVTCGQPNKLCDLIVDTILDGVLRKDRFARADLQAVAAPGLVLVSGELTTNTYIDITGTVRQVLTDAGYDNPEIAFNARSIAVLNLLQEQSEEVGLAVDKRGASDQGIAIGYATNEAARLGFDTNLSPVPIWTAHQLARKLNEVLVEKKIPGLFSDGQVQVTFMYEDNLPVRLLNATVSTWHSKSVDHKAISTAVKQKVLRPVIRKLGGIDTKKAVLHVNHTGPFTSGGPTANVGMSGRTTVMDLYGTAVPTGGKSLSGKDPTKTDRAATYMARHVAKCVVAAGLAARCEVRLAYLFGRERPVSLQVNTFATGVCGTDRDLADTIRKVFDLSTPGIVEHLDLRRVRYAPICCFGHIGRPGVPWEDTASAEPLAAACAPKKKGKKK